The genomic DNA CAAGAACTCGGAGAATGGCTAGCCAATTTATAGGTAGTGTTCTTTGTGAAGACCTACTGTGTCTCTTTCGTTTGTGATGTTCTTGGAACTGGATGACCTTTTTGTTgctatatcatctacataattcCAGTGAGGCCATAACTTTGCTTCTCTCTGGTGTCCTCGACTTTGCAGATTTAAAGTGCACAATCGGTCTAATTTCATATGCTGATAGTCCATATCAGGAGTGGTTGCATTTTTTGAATCTATTTGGTGGGTGAAATGTGAGACCGGACTGTTTAGTCAGGAGCAGTCAAAATTAAGAAATAATAATTACTCATTAACAAATTATTCtacatttttatcattttaattttataaataagtcCTTATGAACCTCAAAAGGTATGCCACTTTGAAATATAATTAGCAGAGCTTAAATATGCAATTTAAATTGACATTCTGATATTTTATATACGTAAATGATATCATGCTTATGATATATGTAGATTATATCATTATCTCCCAATAGTACCTTCTTCCTTCTGATATTTGAATCTATTATTTGGTAGGTGGAATGTGAGGTGTGGAGCGGTCAAAATTAAGAAATAATAATTACTCATTAACAAATTATTCTgcatttttttatcattttaattttataaatacgTCCTTATGAACCTCAAAATGTATGCCACTTTGAAACATAATTAGGAGAGCTTAAATatgcaattttaattgatatttctGAGATTTATATGCGTAAATGATATCATGCTTATGATATATGTAGATTATATCATTATCTCCCAATAGtttctttccttcttcctccccTTTTATTTTGGTTCCTTTCCCTCAAAATAAACATTGCCTATAATGAAACTACAGTATGTAACAACATGCGACTGTCTAAGCCTCTTGCATATCGATCCAAAATAATCTCTGCGCTTCATGATTAACCGCCAAGCAACATCAAACCAACAATATGTTTATTGCAGCCACAGAACACAAATGAAATCCACATCAAATATGTAAATGATAGGATACGTTGTTCTGGTACAGTCAACACAGAAATGAAATCGACAGTCTGCAAATTAAAGTTTCTTCGATCAACTAGTCTCGAGCAAGTTGACTAAGATACTGACATTGCGATATGGAAAAGCTCATCTTCTAGGCATAAAAGCTGACTGGTATATCAATCAGTACCTTCGAAAAGCACGGTCCATGAACCTTCCTGACGGGCACTCGTAGGCCATGTGCCCCCTCCCACCGCAGTTGTGGCAGATCATCAGAGGACCCATGCAGTCTCGACTCATGTGGCCAACCTGGTTGCAGGTCCGACAGATGACATCTCGGAATCCACCACGGAAACCGCCACCCAAGCCGCCACCACTGAAGCTGCCACCCAAGCTACCACCGCCACTGAAGCTGCCACCGAAGCCACCAAGTGTTCCTGACTTTGGGCATTGCCTGGCCACATGCCCTGCGACATTGCAGAGATTGCAGACTGGTTCGTTTGGGCAATCACGAGCAAGGTGCCCTGTTTTCCTGCAATTGTTGCATGCTTTCTCATTCGTGCAGTCTGCTGCGAGGTGTCCCTGTTTGTAGCAATTATTACAGAGCCTCAGGTCACCAGGAGGCAGCTGTGGCATGGAGCAATCCCTCGCCAAGTGACCAGACTTGCCGCATGTGTGGCAGATGCCCTCGTTGGGACAATTGCTTGCTAAATGTCCAGGTTCTTTGCAATTCCAACACAATGCCTTTGTTGTGCATTCTGACGCAATATGTCTGTCGAGAGACAAATTCATGTtattttaatgtttttgagaataccaacaacaatgtACAAATTGTGCTAATGACTTGGAGTCAGAGGTACTAgaaatgataaaataaataatactAATATCAGAGACAGATTATGCATAGAATGATAAAATGTGGTCAAGAAATAGGTGAGACAATTTGGTTATTTTAAGGCCACCAATGTCTAATGAGAGTGTCGAACTATTAGCAAGCAGCGGGTAAAACACAGATGAATGCTAAAATGGAAAATATGGACCAACttatttggtaaaaaaatattaatctcAAACAATGATTAGATGTAGCTGAAATGGTTAAGATGATATGACCAGTGATTAAAGGTGACCGATAGATTCAGTACTTAAGGAAACATTGTCTAACCGATAGATTGTGTACTTAGAAAAGTTGAATTTGAAGCAAAAGGCAACCAAGGAAAAAGTCAATGTAATAAAAAGAGAATTTAATTGATTTTGATATTAAGTAGCATAACTTTTCTAACAACTCAAAAAAGGATCAGATTCGTAGCCGACTCCAAAATAGTTGGGACAATCATGGCTAGATGATAATTTGATGGTGACTCAAACAAATAGATATAGTATCAGGAAATTATATCCTCCCAACAGAACAATTAGATGGTGAGTAGACAAGATCAAGTTAGAAAAGTTGCAGGGATGATGAATATTACCCTGGTAGGCCACAGTTATTACAGACAGCTGCATTTGGACATTCTCTAGCATAGTGGCCTGGCCGCTTGCAGTTCTTGCACAAATCATACCTGTaattaggaaaagaaaaagggaaatagAAAATATTATATACATTTTTAGCAATAATTACAAAAAAAGATCTGAGAATTACCATTTTCAACAACATTCATTGCAGATATATTAGATTTTACTAAATTGGTTAAGAAAGCCTGGCATTGCCAATTTGTAGCTATCAATTAAATCAAGCCTAAATCATTGGTCATAGGAGGCCAGAAAATTCACAAATTGAAATTGTTATCTTATTATAATGGTTTCTGTCAGCAAGAGATTCATTGACTTATGCCTTTTTTCCTTACcattttaatgtttttatcatTTAAATTTTAAGAGGATCCTACAGAAATAGCAAGGATGTTTTGATGTCTTTGATTCAACTATCAACACCAGTAAGACTTGCTCCTACTGAGTGGTTCAGAGCCTacataataacaataaaaaactGCACAACAATCTTCACAAAATAtattgcatgctcatttatacaGATTCATGAGGTAAATAGAGCTGATTCAGAATATGTAACCCAGTGTTGTAAATGGTGGTACGCAGGGCGGTGCGGTCAGTGACCGCCTACCACCTCGGTTGCCTAGGCAGTTgaactttttttattatttttatacataattaaataatatattaactaaaggatcaaaaaattaaataaaggatcaatttttttttaaaaaaaatactataaaatatattaactaaaaattaaaaagttaatataaatattttttaaaaaaataaatatttttttttaaaatatatatatatatattaaattaataagataattttattggactttaattaagtctatttaaataatctcaatcatgattaaaattattaatctaaaGTTTCAATTAAAtccaaagttaaaaaaaaaacctattcTATTCGGCGATCAACTGTTTCAGCGTCGGACACGTCGCTGGACGCAAAACAAGACGCGACGCGTCACC from Zingiber officinale cultivar Zhangliang chromosome 4A, Zo_v1.1, whole genome shotgun sequence includes the following:
- the LOC121971200 gene encoding zinc finger protein GIS2-like, with translation MSEGSRSPPRDRRIRTERTSYRDAPYKRDFPRASRYDLCKNCKRPGHYARECPNAAVCNNCGLPGHIASECTTKALCWNCKEPGHLASNCPNEGICHTCGKSGHLARDCSMPQLPPGDLRLCNNCYKQGHLAADCTNEKACNNCRKTGHLARDCPNEPVCNLCNVAGHVARQCPKSGTLGGFGGSFSGGGSLGGSFSGGGLGGGFRGGFRDVICRTCNQVGHMSRDCMGPLMICHNCGGRGHMAYECPSGRFMDRAFRRY